The following proteins are co-located in the Streptococcus downei MFe28 genome:
- the queF gene encoding preQ(1) synthase, with protein MTQNDQDMKDLTLLGNQQIPYVFDYDPSILESFQNRHQDNDFFIKFNCPEFTSLCPITGQPDFATIYISYIPDQLCVESKSLKLYLFSYRNHGDFHENCINTIGKDLVDLLKPRYLEVWGKFTPRGGISIDPYYNYGRPDTKYQEMANYRLMNHDLYPETINNR; from the coding sequence ATGACCCAAAATGACCAAGACATGAAAGATTTAACCTTGCTAGGCAATCAGCAGATTCCTTATGTTTTTGACTATGACCCAAGTATTTTAGAGTCCTTTCAAAACCGTCATCAGGACAACGATTTTTTCATCAAATTCAACTGTCCGGAATTTACCTCACTTTGCCCCATCACCGGGCAACCAGACTTTGCCACCATCTATATTTCCTACATTCCTGACCAACTCTGTGTTGAGTCCAAGTCCCTCAAGCTTTATCTCTTTTCCTACCGCAACCATGGGGATTTCCATGAAAATTGCATCAATACCATCGGCAAAGACTTGGTAGACCTGCTCAAGCCTCGTTACCTAGAAGTTTGGGGTAAATTCACTCCCCGCGGTGGCATCTCTATCGACCCCTATTATAATTATGGTCGCCCTGACACCAAATACCAAGAAATGGCCAATTATCGCCTAATGAATCACGACCTCTATCCAGAAACCATTAATAATCGTTAA
- a CDS encoding AI-2E family transporter — MKLTKRHYGYLFLVIALIYATINYWSLGQSILMTIYKASMPFVAGAGLAYVVNIVMSGYEHLMKKIFRRDIPGKRALSLILSYLTFVIVIFLIFSIVLPDLINSLKALVSIDIEGLGKLVNNVQKDSNVQRFMRYFDIDLNKNVSHLLNQYNRQISTTVIGILTNLLTSVTNLASGLISLFISLVFSIYVLAGKEKLGRQGNMLVHAYLPHYEKKFHYVRKVAHESFHGFFVGQTLEASILGSLCALGMLIFKIPYPGTIGILVGFTALIPVIGPYIGLSIGAILIATQSVPQAIFFVIYLIILQQFEGNLIYPRVVGHSIGLPPMWVILAITIGASFWGVLGLLIAVPSAATIYKLIRNQVYTKKARETEQKKEQDLSS; from the coding sequence ATGAAATTAACAAAAAGACACTATGGCTATCTTTTTCTGGTGATAGCCCTCATCTATGCCACAATTAATTATTGGTCTTTGGGGCAATCCATCCTCATGACCATTTACAAGGCCAGTATGCCCTTTGTTGCTGGAGCTGGCCTCGCTTATGTGGTGAATATTGTTATGTCAGGCTATGAGCACCTGATGAAAAAGATATTCCGTCGGGATATTCCAGGTAAGAGAGCCCTTAGCTTAATCCTATCTTACCTGACCTTCGTCATCGTCATTTTCCTGATTTTTTCCATTGTTCTGCCGGATTTGATTAATAGTCTGAAGGCCTTGGTATCCATTGATATCGAAGGTTTAGGAAAACTGGTCAACAATGTCCAGAAGGACTCTAATGTCCAGAGATTCATGCGCTATTTCGATATTGATTTGAATAAGAATGTCTCCCACCTCCTGAATCAGTATAATCGGCAAATCTCGACAACGGTTATCGGTATTCTTACCAACCTCCTGACTTCGGTAACTAACCTCGCATCAGGCCTCATTTCCCTCTTTATTAGCCTAGTCTTTTCAATTTATGTTTTGGCTGGCAAGGAGAAACTGGGACGACAAGGCAATATGCTGGTCCATGCCTATCTTCCTCATTATGAAAAGAAGTTTCATTATGTCCGAAAGGTCGCTCACGAGAGCTTTCACGGCTTCTTTGTGGGACAGACCTTAGAAGCCAGCATCCTGGGCAGTCTTTGTGCATTGGGCATGCTGATTTTTAAGATTCCTTATCCTGGTACCATTGGTATCTTGGTTGGCTTTACAGCCCTCATTCCCGTTATCGGACCCTATATTGGCCTTTCCATTGGTGCTATTCTAATAGCCACCCAATCTGTTCCTCAGGCTATCTTCTTTGTTATCTATCTCATTATTCTCCAACAATTTGAAGGAAACCTTATCTATCCCCGCGTTGTCGGACATTCCATCGGCCTGCCACCTATGTGGGTAATCTTGGCCATCACCATCGGAGCCTCGTTCTGGGGCGTCTTAGGCCTCCTGATTGCTGTACCATCAGCCGCCACCATTTACAAACTCATCAGAAATCAAGTTTATACCAAAAAGGCTCGAGAAACTGAGCAGAAAAAAGAGCAAGACTTGTCTTCCTGA
- the trmFO gene encoding methylenetetrahydrofolate--tRNA-(uracil(54)-C(5))-methyltransferase (FADH(2)-oxidizing) TrmFO — MSQTYINVIGAGLAGSEAAYQIAKQGIPVRLYEMRGVKPTPQHKTANFAELVCSNSFRGDSLTNAVGLLKEEMRRLDSIIMRKGEEHRVPAGGAMAVDREGYAQAVTDELHNHPLIQVVREEITQIPDDAITIIATGPLTSDALAEKIHQLNGGDGFYFYDAAAPIVDIATIDRSKVYLKSRYDKGEAAYLNCPMTKEEFMAFHKALTEAEEAPLNSFEKEKYFEGCMPIEVMAKRGIKTMLYGPMKPVGLEYPDDYQGPRDGDFKTPYAVVQLRQDNAAGSLYNMVGFQTHLKWGEQKRVFRMIPGLENAEFVRYGVMHRNFYMDSPNLLTPTFQSKKQANLFFAGQMTGVEGYVESAASGLVAGINAARLFNGQEPLIFPETTAIGSLPHYITHTDSKHFQPMNVNFGIIKELESPRIRDKKERYEKIVQRALADLAEITF, encoded by the coding sequence ATGTCTCAAACTTATATCAATGTTATCGGAGCTGGTCTGGCTGGTTCCGAAGCAGCCTACCAGATTGCCAAACAAGGGATTCCTGTTAGGCTTTATGAAATGCGTGGGGTGAAGCCAACGCCCCAGCATAAGACAGCAAATTTCGCTGAATTAGTCTGTTCCAATTCTTTTCGTGGTGACAGCCTGACCAATGCTGTTGGCCTACTCAAGGAGGAAATGCGACGGCTAGATTCCATCATCATGCGAAAAGGGGAAGAGCACCGAGTGCCTGCTGGTGGAGCTATGGCAGTTGACCGTGAGGGCTACGCTCAAGCCGTAACCGATGAACTTCATAACCACCCCCTTATCCAAGTGGTCAGAGAGGAAATCACCCAAATCCCAGATGATGCCATTACCATCATTGCGACTGGTCCTCTAACCAGCGATGCCTTGGCTGAGAAAATTCACCAACTCAACGGAGGCGACGGCTTTTATTTCTATGATGCTGCGGCTCCGATTGTGGATATCGCAACGATTGACCGCAGTAAGGTTTATCTCAAATCTCGTTACGACAAGGGAGAAGCAGCCTATCTCAACTGCCCCATGACCAAGGAAGAGTTTATGGCCTTCCACAAAGCTCTGACAGAGGCGGAAGAAGCTCCGCTAAATTCATTTGAAAAGGAAAAATATTTTGAAGGCTGTATGCCCATTGAAGTCATGGCCAAGCGTGGCATCAAGACCATGCTCTACGGTCCCATGAAACCTGTCGGCCTAGAATATCCTGATGATTACCAAGGACCACGTGACGGCGATTTTAAGACGCCATATGCTGTTGTCCAACTCCGTCAGGACAATGCGGCTGGTTCTCTTTACAATATGGTTGGCTTCCAGACCCACCTCAAGTGGGGCGAGCAAAAGCGAGTCTTTCGCATGATTCCAGGTCTAGAAAATGCCGAATTTGTTCGCTATGGTGTCATGCACCGTAATTTCTATATGGATTCGCCCAATCTCTTGACCCCAACCTTCCAGTCTAAAAAACAGGCCAATCTCTTCTTTGCCGGTCAGATGACAGGGGTAGAAGGCTATGTCGAATCTGCAGCTTCAGGTCTAGTGGCTGGCATCAATGCGGCCCGTCTCTTCAATGGCCAAGAGCCACTTATTTTCCCAGAGACAACAGCCATCGGAAGCTTGCCCCACTATATCACTCATACAGATAGCAAGCACTTCCAACCCATGAATGTTAACTTTGGGATTATCAAGGAATTGGAAAGCCCCCGCATCCGAGATAAGAAGGAGCGCTACGAAAAAATTGTCCAAAGAGCTCTTGCGGACCTGGCCGAAATTACTTTCTAA
- the xerS gene encoding tyrosine recombinase XerS: MRRELLLEKIEELKAVMPWYVLDYYQSKLSVPYSFTTLYEYLKEYRRFFEWLIDADLTDAKNLADIPLQVLEHLSKKDMEAFVLYLRERPSLNTYSTKNGVSQTTINRTLSALSSLYKYLTEEVENDNGEPYFYRNVMKKVATKKKKETLAARAENIKQKLFLDDETMEFLDYVDKEYEGKLSNRAKSSFRKNKERDLAIIALLLASGVRLSEAVNLDLKDVNLNMMVIEVTRKGGKRDSVNVASFAKPYLEGYLKVRKSRYKAEKGDVALFLSEYRGVPNRIDASSIEKMVGKYSQNFKIRVTPHKLRHTLATRLYDATKSQVLVSHQLGHASTQVTDLYTHIVNDEQKNALDNL; this comes from the coding sequence ATGAGACGTGAGTTACTGCTAGAAAAAATTGAGGAACTTAAGGCTGTCATGCCTTGGTATGTGCTGGATTATTACCAATCCAAGCTTTCAGTCCCCTATAGTTTTACGACCCTCTATGAATATCTCAAGGAATATCGACGATTCTTTGAGTGGCTCATAGATGCTGATTTGACAGATGCCAAGAATTTAGCTGACATTCCCCTTCAGGTGCTTGAGCATCTGTCTAAGAAAGACATGGAGGCCTTTGTCCTCTATTTGCGAGAAAGACCTTCGCTCAATACCTATTCGACCAAAAATGGTGTCTCGCAGACCACCATCAATCGCACCTTATCCGCTCTGTCCAGTCTCTATAAGTATTTGACCGAGGAGGTTGAAAACGACAATGGAGAACCCTATTTTTATCGCAATGTTATGAAAAAGGTGGCGACCAAGAAGAAAAAAGAAACCTTGGCGGCTCGTGCGGAAAACATTAAGCAAAAGCTCTTTCTGGACGATGAAACCATGGAGTTTTTGGACTATGTTGATAAGGAATATGAAGGCAAGCTTTCTAATCGAGCCAAATCATCTTTCCGAAAAAATAAGGAACGTGATTTAGCCATCATTGCCCTACTGCTGGCCTCTGGTGTTCGTCTCTCTGAGGCCGTTAATCTGGATCTGAAGGATGTCAATCTCAATATGATGGTTATTGAGGTTACTCGAAAAGGAGGTAAACGGGATTCGGTCAATGTGGCTAGTTTCGCCAAACCCTATCTAGAAGGTTACCTCAAGGTGCGCAAGAGCCGTTACAAGGCTGAAAAAGGCGATGTCGCCCTCTTCCTCTCGGAATACCGCGGGGTTCCCAATCGCATTGATGCCTCTAGTATCGAAAAAATGGTTGGAAAATATTCTCAAAACTTCAAAATTCGTGTCACTCCCCACAAGCTTCGACATACGCTAGCTACTCGCCTTTATGATGCGACCAAATCACAAGTTCTAGTCAGCCATCAACTCGGTCATGCTTCTACTCAGGTCACCGACCTCTACACCCACATTGTTAACGACGAGCAAAAGAATGCCCTAGATAATCTATAA
- a CDS encoding alpha/beta hydrolase — MIEYYDAYFPAINQTRKLHIYLPDDYYDSENSYPVTYFFDGQNLFFDQMATYGKSWGLYDFLENWPKKMIVVGLECGHQGNERLSEYSPYDIDSDFFGGHVDGRGKETMEWLVNDVKPYIDSHYRTYPFREATGIAGSSMGGLMVIYALARYNAVFSKAACLSSAILGNLEADVRASSIDSDTRIYLSWGSQEAGPSQGGKWESRAARANLSIETAFQEQKATTYVYCQDGGRHQEADWEKQVPIFMDFLWMQ, encoded by the coding sequence ATGATTGAATATTACGATGCCTACTTTCCTGCTATCAATCAAACACGAAAATTGCATATCTACCTACCCGATGACTATTATGATAGTGAGAACTCCTACCCTGTCACCTACTTCTTTGATGGTCAGAACCTCTTCTTTGACCAGATGGCGACCTATGGTAAGTCTTGGGGACTTTATGACTTCTTAGAAAACTGGCCCAAGAAGATGATTGTCGTTGGTCTTGAATGTGGCCACCAAGGTAATGAGCGTTTATCTGAGTATAGTCCTTACGATATTGATTCAGATTTCTTTGGTGGCCATGTTGATGGCCGTGGCAAAGAAACGATGGAATGGTTGGTCAATGATGTAAAGCCCTATATTGATAGCCACTACCGCACCTATCCATTTAGAGAGGCGACAGGAATCGCTGGCTCTTCCATGGGTGGTCTTATGGTCATTTATGCCTTGGCTAGATACAATGCTGTTTTCTCCAAGGCTGCCTGTCTTTCATCAGCAATTCTAGGAAATTTAGAGGCCGATGTCCGAGCTTCTTCGATTGACTCCGATACCCGCATTTATCTGTCTTGGGGAAGCCAGGAAGCTGGACCGAGTCAGGGAGGAAAATGGGAAAGTCGGGCGGCCAGGGCTAATCTCTCCATCGAAACCGCCTTTCAAGAACAGAAGGCTACCACCTATGTCTATTGTCAAGACGGAGGCCGTCACCAGGAAGCTGACTGGGAAAAACAGGTCCCAATCTTTATGGACTTTCTCTGGATGCAGTAA
- a CDS encoding ABC transporter ATP-binding protein — MKSSPLKRLVRDFAKQKFLLALALLGICLQVALTIYLPILIGNAVDAVLVPNNRQLIWGIIFKMLLVIASNTLIQYLNPLIYNKLVFSFSQDLRQRVIDKVHELPISALSQSVGDMVSRVTTDVEQLNNGLLMVFNQFFVGLLTILVVLVTMAKIDWIMMLLVLLLTPLSLFLARFIARKSFTLFQKQTQSRGHQTQLIEESLNQESLIHSFNAQDEFIENFIEVNETYADYSQSAIFYSSTVNPATRFINALIYALLAAVGALRIMNGAFTIGQLTTFLNYVTQYTKPFNDISSVLAELQGALACTQRLYQVLDQDSLEETGQEVLTSQQVKGRLTFDHVNFGYTPYKTLIKDLSIDILAASRVAIVGPTGAGKSTLINLLMRFYEVNSGQILLDGHPTTDYTRESLRRQIGMVLQDTWLQEATIHDNIAFGHPNATRELVIEAAKAANADFFIKQLPDGYDTYLADAGASLSQGQRQLLTIARIFVAVPKILILDEATSSIDTRTESLIQDSFEKLMQGRTSFIIAHRLSTIQNADIILVMVDGNIVEHGNHQELMHAQGVYYKIQTAQSQA, encoded by the coding sequence ATGAAATCATCACCATTAAAACGTTTGGTCCGAGACTTCGCCAAGCAAAAGTTCCTGCTTGCTTTGGCTCTTCTTGGTATTTGCCTACAGGTGGCTCTGACTATCTATTTGCCAATTCTGATTGGGAATGCTGTTGATGCTGTCTTGGTCCCCAATAATCGTCAACTCATCTGGGGAATTATTTTCAAGATGCTCTTGGTCATTGCTAGCAATACTTTGATTCAGTACCTCAATCCTCTGATCTATAACAAGCTAGTCTTTAGCTTTAGTCAAGATCTCCGCCAGAGGGTGATTGATAAGGTCCACGAGCTACCGATTTCAGCCCTTAGCCAATCAGTCGGTGATATGGTCAGTCGGGTGACCACTGATGTTGAGCAGCTCAACAATGGCTTGCTCATGGTCTTCAACCAATTCTTTGTTGGCCTTCTAACCATTCTGGTGGTTCTGGTTACCATGGCTAAGATTGACTGGATTATGATGCTCTTAGTCTTGCTCTTGACGCCTTTATCTCTCTTTTTGGCTCGTTTTATCGCTCGCAAGTCCTTTACCCTCTTTCAAAAGCAGACCCAATCACGGGGCCACCAAACCCAGCTGATTGAGGAAAGTCTTAATCAGGAAAGCCTGATTCACAGCTTCAATGCACAAGATGAGTTTATTGAGAATTTCATTGAGGTTAATGAAACCTATGCCGATTATTCTCAAAGCGCTATTTTCTATTCGTCAACTGTTAATCCTGCCACCCGCTTTATTAACGCCCTTATCTATGCTCTCTTGGCAGCAGTAGGGGCTCTTCGAATTATGAATGGTGCCTTTACCATTGGTCAGCTGACTACCTTTCTCAACTATGTCACTCAGTACACTAAGCCCTTCAATGATATCTCTTCAGTCCTAGCAGAACTACAAGGAGCCCTGGCCTGTACCCAACGCCTTTACCAGGTGCTAGATCAAGATAGCTTGGAAGAAACAGGTCAAGAAGTCTTGACTAGCCAACAGGTAAAAGGGCGCTTGACCTTTGACCATGTCAATTTTGGCTACACCCCCTACAAAACCTTAATCAAGGACCTTAGTATTGACATACTGGCTGCTAGTCGAGTAGCTATTGTTGGTCCTACAGGTGCAGGGAAATCTACCCTGATCAACCTCCTCATGCGTTTCTACGAGGTCAATTCTGGCCAAATCCTCTTGGATGGCCATCCGACGACCGACTACACACGCGAAAGTCTGCGCAGGCAAATTGGTATGGTCCTCCAAGACACCTGGTTGCAGGAAGCGACCATCCACGACAATATCGCCTTTGGTCACCCAAATGCCACCCGGGAATTGGTCATAGAAGCTGCTAAGGCTGCCAATGCAGATTTCTTCATCAAGCAATTACCTGATGGCTATGATACCTATCTGGCCGATGCAGGAGCTTCCCTATCGCAAGGTCAACGGCAACTTTTGACCATTGCTCGAATCTTTGTCGCCGTGCCTAAAATCTTGATTTTGGATGAAGCGACTTCCTCTATTGATACTAGGACTGAAAGCCTGATTCAGGATTCCTTTGAAAAGCTCATGCAAGGACGGACCAGTTTCATCATCGCCCATCGGCTGTCAACCATTCAAAACGCTGATATTATCCTGGTCATGGTTGATGGTAACATCGTCGAACATGGGAACCATCAAGAACTCATGCATGCTCAAGGCGTCTACTACAAGATACAAACAGCCCAGAGTCAGGCCTAA
- the ffh gene encoding signal recognition particle protein, with product MAFESLTERLQGVFKNIRGKKKLSEKDVQEVTKEIRLALLEADVALPVVKDFIKRVRERAVGHEIIDTLDPTQQIIKIVNEELTAVLGSETAEIEKSPKIPTIIMMIGLQGAGKTTFAGKLANKLVKEENARPLMIAADIYRPAAIDQLKTLGQQISVPVFDMGTDVPATEIVKNGLAQARENRNDYVLIDTAGRLQIDETLMQELRDVKELAQPNEILLVVDSMIGQEAANVAREFNQQLDITGVVLTKIDGDTRGGAALSVRQITGRPIKFTGTGEKITDIETFHPDRMSSRILGMGDLLTLIEKASQDYDEKRSAEIAEKMRENTFDFNDFIEQLDQVQNMGPMEDLLKMIPGMAGNPALSNIKVDEKDIARKRAIVSSMTPEERENPDLLNPSRRRRIASGSGNSFVEVNKFIKDFNRAKGMMQGVMNGDMSKAMKQMGLDPNNLPKNAPGGMDMSALEGMMGGNGMPDLSALGGAGMPDMSQMMGGGLKGKIGQFAMNQAMKRQANKIKKAKKKRGKKK from the coding sequence ATGGCTTTTGAAAGTTTAACCGAACGTTTACAAGGCGTCTTTAAAAATATTCGTGGCAAGAAGAAGCTCTCGGAAAAAGATGTTCAAGAGGTCACCAAGGAGATTCGCCTGGCCCTGTTGGAAGCCGATGTAGCTTTACCAGTCGTTAAGGACTTCATTAAACGGGTTCGAGAGCGGGCTGTTGGACATGAAATCATCGACACTTTGGATCCGACCCAACAAATCATCAAGATTGTCAATGAAGAACTGACGGCGGTCTTGGGTTCGGAAACAGCTGAAATTGAGAAATCTCCTAAGATTCCAACCATCATCATGATGATTGGTCTCCAGGGGGCAGGTAAAACCACCTTTGCTGGGAAATTAGCCAACAAATTGGTCAAGGAAGAAAATGCCCGTCCCTTAATGATTGCTGCCGATATTTATCGGCCTGCAGCAATCGACCAATTAAAAACTCTTGGTCAGCAAATCTCTGTCCCTGTCTTTGATATGGGAACAGATGTTCCTGCGACTGAAATCGTCAAAAATGGTTTGGCCCAAGCTCGTGAAAACCGCAATGACTATGTCCTGATTGATACGGCTGGTCGTCTGCAAATTGATGAGACCCTCATGCAGGAATTGCGGGATGTCAAGGAACTAGCCCAACCCAATGAAATTCTTTTGGTTGTTGATTCCATGATTGGTCAAGAGGCGGCCAATGTCGCTCGTGAATTCAACCAACAATTAGATATTACTGGGGTTGTTTTAACCAAGATTGATGGGGATACCCGCGGTGGTGCCGCCCTATCGGTTCGACAAATTACTGGTCGTCCCATTAAATTCACCGGTACAGGTGAAAAAATCACTGACATCGAAACCTTCCACCCTGATCGGATGTCCAGCCGTATCCTGGGCATGGGAGACCTGCTGACCCTGATTGAGAAAGCCAGTCAGGACTACGATGAGAAGCGCTCAGCTGAAATTGCTGAGAAAATGCGGGAAAACACCTTTGATTTCAACGACTTTATCGAGCAGTTGGATCAGGTACAAAACATGGGCCCTATGGAAGACCTCCTCAAGATGATTCCGGGTATGGCTGGTAATCCCGCCCTCAGCAATATCAAGGTAGACGAGAAGGATATCGCGCGCAAGCGGGCCATTGTCTCATCAATGACGCCAGAGGAGAGGGAAAATCCCGACCTTCTTAACCCTAGTCGTCGCCGACGGATTGCCTCGGGCTCTGGTAATAGCTTTGTTGAGGTCAATAAGTTCATCAAGGACTTTAACCGTGCCAAGGGCATGATGCAGGGGGTTATGAATGGCGATATGAGCAAGGCCATGAAGCAAATGGGCTTGGATCCCAATAATCTCCCAAAAAATGCCCCAGGTGGTATGGATATGTCAGCCTTAGAAGGTATGATGGGCGGAAATGGCATGCCTGATTTGTCTGCCTTAGGTGGGGCTGGTATGCCGGACATGAGTCAGATGATGGGTGGTGGCCTCAAGGGTAAAATCGGCCAATTCGCGATGAATCAAGCCATGAAGCGCCAAGCTAATAAAATTAAAAAAGCCAAGAAAAAACGTGGGAAGAAGAAATAG
- the queE gene encoding 7-carboxy-7-deazaguanine synthase QueE: MRKKRELKLPILEIFGPTFQGEGRAIGQKTMFIRTGGCDYHCDWCDSAFAWDGSEKATPMTSDQVIAELDKLGTYDYVTLSGGNPCLQAANMEELVHKLKSRGVILAVETQGSRWQDWLLDIDQVTLSPKPPSSKMEVNMETLDFIVGKLDSSKVTYKIPIFNDDDLAFAKMIQARYNPDVLYLSVGNPEPKAEGDIVRHQLDRLQALWDKVAKDDSWGNVRVLPQLHTLVYDNQRGV; the protein is encoded by the coding sequence ATGAGAAAAAAACGTGAGCTCAAGCTCCCCATTCTGGAAATATTCGGACCAACATTTCAAGGAGAAGGCCGTGCCATTGGTCAAAAGACCATGTTTATCCGAACAGGCGGCTGCGATTATCATTGTGACTGGTGCGACTCTGCCTTTGCTTGGGATGGCTCTGAGAAAGCCACCCCTATGACCAGCGACCAAGTCATCGCCGAATTAGACAAGCTAGGAACCTATGATTATGTCACCCTGTCTGGTGGTAATCCTTGCCTGCAGGCTGCCAACATGGAAGAATTAGTCCACAAGCTCAAATCACGTGGTGTCATCCTAGCTGTTGAGACTCAAGGCTCACGTTGGCAAGACTGGCTCTTGGACATTGACCAGGTGACCTTGAGCCCCAAGCCACCTTCCAGCAAGATGGAAGTCAACATGGAAACCCTAGACTTTATTGTTGGTAAACTCGATTCTAGCAAGGTCACCTACAAGATTCCTATTTTTAACGATGACGATCTAGCCTTTGCCAAGATGATTCAAGCCCGTTATAATCCCGATGTCCTTTATCTATCGGTTGGTAATCCCGAACCAAAGGCTGAAGGCGACATTGTCCGCCATCAATTAGACCGCCTCCAGGCCCTCTGGGATAAGGTAGCCAAGGATGATAGTTGGGGAAATGTCCGAGTTCTCCCCCAACTCCATACCCTAGTTTACGACAACCAAAGAGGGGTCTAA
- the queC gene encoding 7-cyano-7-deazaguanine synthase QueC, which produces MKRQSALVVFSGGQDSTTCLFWALKHYDHVEAVTFAYGQRHSHEVEVAKGIAKDLEIEHQVLDMSLLGQITNNALTSDMEIEAQEGQVPNTFVDGRNHLFLSFAAILAKQKGISDIVTGVCETDFSGYPDCRDAFVKSLNVTLNLAMGYNFVIQTPLMWLDKSETWELADQLGAFDYVKDKTLTCYNGIMGAGCGECPACKLRQHGLDTYLARRGEA; this is translated from the coding sequence ATGAAACGTCAATCTGCCCTGGTCGTCTTCTCTGGCGGTCAGGATTCAACCACCTGTCTCTTCTGGGCTCTCAAGCACTATGACCACGTTGAAGCTGTCACCTTCGCTTACGGTCAACGCCACAGTCATGAAGTAGAAGTAGCCAAAGGTATCGCTAAGGATCTAGAAATTGAGCATCAGGTTCTTGATATGTCTCTTTTAGGACAAATCACTAATAACGCCCTGACTTCTGATATGGAAATCGAGGCCCAAGAAGGCCAAGTTCCCAATACCTTTGTTGATGGTCGTAACCATCTCTTTCTCTCTTTTGCGGCCATTCTGGCCAAGCAAAAAGGGATTAGTGACATCGTCACGGGTGTCTGTGAGACTGACTTTTCAGGCTATCCCGATTGCCGAGATGCCTTTGTCAAGTCTCTCAATGTCACCCTCAATCTGGCCATGGGTTATAATTTTGTGATTCAAACGCCTCTCATGTGGTTGGATAAGTCAGAAACCTGGGAATTGGCTGATCAACTAGGGGCTTTCGATTACGTCAAAGACAAAACCCTAACCTGTTACAATGGCATCATGGGAGCAGGCTGTGGTGAGTGCCCAGCCTGCAAACTCCGTCAACATGGTCTTGATACCTATCTAGCTAGAAGAGGTGAGGCCTGA
- a CDS encoding putative DNA-binding protein, which yields MEIEKTNRMNALFEFYAPLLTDKQMNYIELYYADDYSLAEIAEEFGVSRQAVYDNIKRTEKILEDYERKLHMYSDYIVRSQIFDSILEKYPEDSYLQENISLLTSIDNRD from the coding sequence ATGGAAATTGAAAAAACCAACCGCATGAATGCTCTATTTGAATTCTATGCGCCACTTTTGACGGATAAGCAGATGAATTATATTGAGCTTTATTATGCTGATGACTATAGCTTGGCTGAAATTGCTGAGGAATTCGGTGTCAGTCGCCAGGCGGTTTACGATAATATCAAGCGGACGGAAAAAATTCTGGAAGACTATGAGCGCAAGCTCCATATGTACTCTGACTATATCGTTCGCAGTCAGATTTTCGATAGTATTTTGGAGAAATATCCCGAAGACAGCTATTTGCAGGAAAATATTTCTCTTTTGACCAGTATTGATAATCGAGATTAA
- the queD gene encoding 6-carboxytetrahydropterin synthase QueD, giving the protein MFLAPKEIKEEIPNKSLVYTPKRVLVSKEFTFDAAHHLFHYAGKCKSLHGHTYRLQIAISGMLDERGMVFDFADLKIIYKEHLEPHLDHRYLNESLPYMNTTAENMVYWIYKTFEANLSQIRGLRMESVRLYETPSSYAEFRREWDLE; this is encoded by the coding sequence ATGTTTTTAGCACCCAAAGAAATCAAGGAAGAAATTCCCAACAAATCCCTAGTCTACACTCCAAAAAGGGTCTTAGTTTCTAAGGAATTCACCTTTGATGCTGCCCACCATCTCTTTCACTACGCAGGCAAGTGCAAGTCACTTCACGGTCACACCTATCGCCTGCAGATTGCTATCAGCGGAATGCTCGACGAGCGTGGCATGGTCTTTGACTTTGCTGACCTCAAAATTATCTATAAGGAGCATTTAGAGCCCCATCTGGACCATCGTTATCTCAACGAGAGTCTGCCTTATATGAATACGACCGCAGAGAATATGGTTTACTGGATTTACAAAACGTTCGAGGCCAACTTAAGTCAAATTCGAGGTCTGCGCATGGAATCCGTTCGTCTCTATGAGACCCCAAGTTCCTATGCCGAATTTAGAAGGGAATGGGACCTAGAATGA